A stretch of the Pongo pygmaeus isolate AG05252 chromosome 16, NHGRI_mPonPyg2-v2.0_pri, whole genome shotgun sequence genome encodes the following:
- the LOC129014665 gene encoding golgin subfamily A member 8B-like isoform X3, whose protein sequence is MAEETRQSKLAAAKKKLKEYWQRNSPGVPAAAKRNRKANGSSPETATSGGCHSSEASATGIHGEGPTSSATLKDLESPHQEQAAVLDSRSVKISRLNNTIKSLKQQKKQVEHQLEEEKEANSEKQKAQRELEVQIQRLNIENKKLNTDLYHTKRSLRYFEEESRDLAGRLQRSSQRTGELERALCAVAATQKKPDGFSSRSKALMKMQLEQSIREQILLKRHVTQLKESLKEVQLERDQYALQIKGERAQWQQRMRKMSQEVCTLKEAKKHDTHRVEELERSLSKLKNQTAEPLLPDPPAVPSEVELQDLRKELERVAGELQAQVENNRRINLLNRGQKERLREQEERLQEQQERLREQEKRLQQLAEPQSDYKELLQNLLLSVQKNEDKSALQWEQQVKQLQEKLGQVTETVTSAQKEPEAAAPASGAGGESVSGETLRALREVMEKLESGLMDLLEEKADLREHVEKLEVRFIQYWRERCHQKVHRLLTEPGGSAKDAAPGGGHHQAGPGQGGGEGEAAGAAGDGVAACANYNEGHGKFLAAARNPAAEPGPGAPAPQELGAADMHGDLCEVSLTNSVEPAQGEAREGSSQDNPTAQPIVQLLGEMQDHQEHPGLGRNPCVPCFCWAWLPRGRR, encoded by the exons atggCAGAAGAAACTCGACAGAGCAAATTAGCTGCAGCCAAGAAAAAG TTAAAAGAATATTGGCAGAGAAACAGCCCTGGTGTTCCAGCAGCAGCGAAGAGGAACAGGAAAGCAAATGGCAGTAGCCCTGAGACAGccacttctggtggttgccaCTCATCTGAGGCT TCAGCAACAGGTATCCACGGGGAGGGCCCTACATCATCTGCTACCCTGAAGGATCTGGAG AGCCCACACCAAGAACAAGCAGCAGTCCTGGACTCGAGGTCCGTAAAAATCAGTCGACTGAATAACACCATCAAATCTTTG aaacaacagaagaaaCAAGTGGAACATCAGCTGGAAGAA gaaaaggaagcaaacagTGAGAAACAGAAAGCCCAAAGGGAGctagag GTTCAAATCCAGAGATTGAACATAGAGAACAAGAAACTAAATACGGACCTGTATCACACGAAACGTTCTCTCAGATACTTTGAAG AAGAGTCCAGGGATCTGGCCGGCCGCCTGCAACGTTCATCACAGCGTACAGGAGAGTTAGAGCGGGCTCTCTGTGCTGTCGCCGCCACGCAGAAGAAGCCAGATGGG TTCTCGAGCCGCAGTAAAGCACTTATGAAGATGCAGTTAGAGCAGTCCATAAGGGAGCAGATACTGCTGAAACGACACGTGACACAG TTGAAGGAGTCACTTAAAGAAGTCCAGCTGGAGAGAGATCAATATGCACTACAAATAAAAGGAGAGAGGGCCCAGTGGCAGCAGAGGATGAGGAAAATGTCGCAGGAG gtTTGCACATTGAAGGAGGCGAAGAAGCATGATACGCATCGGGTAGAAGAGCTGGAGAGGAGTTTGTCCAAACTCAAAAACCAGACGG CTGAACCACTGCTCCCGGATCCCCCAGCAGTGCCCTCTGAGGTGGAGCTGCAAGACCTGAGGAAGGAGCTGGAGAGAGTGGCAGGAGAGCTCCAGGCTCAGGTGGAAAACAATCGGCGCATCAATCTCCTGAACCGTGGGCAAAAGGAGAGGCTTCGCGAGCAGGAGGAGAGGCTTCAGGAGCAGCAGGAGAGGCTTCGGGAACAGGAGAAGAGGCTTCAGCAGCTGGCCGAGCCACAGAGTGACTACAAGGAGCTG CTGCAGAACTTGCTTCTCTCTGTCCAGAAGAACGAGGACAAGAGCGCCCTGCAGTGGGAGCAGCAAGTAAAGCAGCTGCAGGAGAAGCTGGGCCAGGTGACGGAGACGGTCACCTCAGCCCAGAAGGAGCCAgaggcagcagccccagcctcGGGGGCTGGGGGCGAGTCTGTGAGTGGGGAGACCCTCCGGGCCCTGCGGGAAGTCATGGAGAAGCTGGAG AGCGGCCTTATGGACCTCCTGGAGGAGAAGGCGGACCTGAGGGaacatgtggagaaactggaagttCGATTCATCCAGTACTGGAGAGAGAGATGCCATCA GAAAGTGCATCGCCTTCTAACAGAGCCAGGGGGCAGTGCCAAAGACGCAGCACCTGGAGGAGGACATCATCAGGCTGGCCCAGGacaaggaggaggggaag GTGAAGCTGCTGGAGCTGCAGGAGATGGTGTTGCGGCTTGTGCCAACTATAACGAGGGGCACGGCAAATTCCTGGCCGCTGCCCGGAACCCTGCTGCTGAACCCGGTCCAGGAGCCCCAGCCCCCCAGGAGCTTGGGGCTGCCGACATGCATGGTG ATCTTTGTGAGGTGAGCCTCACCAACAGCGTGGAGCCTGCACAAGGAGAAGCCAGGGAGGGTTCTTCCCAGGACAACCCTACTGCACAGCCAATCGTGCAGCTCCTTGGTGAGATGCAGGACCACCAAGAGCACCCAGGCTTGGGCAGAAACCCCTGTGTGCCATGCTTTTGCTGGGCTTGGCTGCCCAGAGGAAGGAGATAA
- the LOC129014665 gene encoding golgin subfamily A member 8B-like isoform X2, with the protein MAEETRQSKLAAAKKKLKEYWQRNSPGVPAAAKRNRKANGSSPETATSGGCHSSEASPHQEQAAVLDSRSVKISRLNNTIKSLKQQKKQVEHQLEEEKEANSEKQKAQRELEVQIQRLNIENKKLNTDLYHTKRSLRYFEEESRDLAGRLQRSSQRTGELERALCAVAATQKKPDGFSSRSKALMKMQLEQSIREQILLKRHVTQLKESLKEVQLERDQYALQIKGERAQWQQRMRKMSQEVCTLKEAKKHDTHRVEELERSLSKLKNQTAEPLLPDPPAVPSEVELQDLRKELERVAGELQAQVENNRRINLLNRGQKERLREQEERLQEQQERLREQEKRLQQLAEPQSDYKELNEDKSALQWEQQVKQLQEKLGQVTETVTSAQKEPEAAAPASGAGGESVSGETLRALREVMEKLESGLMDLLEEKADLREHVEKLEVRFIQYWRERCHQKVHRLLTEPGGSAKDAAPGGGHHQAGPGQGGGEGEAAGAAGDGVAACANYNEGHGKFLAAARNPAAEPGPGAPAPQELGAADMHGDLCEVSLTNSVEPAQGEAREGSSQDNPTAQPIVQLLGEMQDHQEHPGLGRNPCVPCFCWAWLPRGRR; encoded by the exons atggCAGAAGAAACTCGACAGAGCAAATTAGCTGCAGCCAAGAAAAAG TTAAAAGAATATTGGCAGAGAAACAGCCCTGGTGTTCCAGCAGCAGCGAAGAGGAACAGGAAAGCAAATGGCAGTAGCCCTGAGACAGccacttctggtggttgccaCTCATCTGAGGCT AGCCCACACCAAGAACAAGCAGCAGTCCTGGACTCGAGGTCCGTAAAAATCAGTCGACTGAATAACACCATCAAATCTTTG aaacaacagaagaaaCAAGTGGAACATCAGCTGGAAGAA gaaaaggaagcaaacagTGAGAAACAGAAAGCCCAAAGGGAGctagag GTTCAAATCCAGAGATTGAACATAGAGAACAAGAAACTAAATACGGACCTGTATCACACGAAACGTTCTCTCAGATACTTTGAAG AAGAGTCCAGGGATCTGGCCGGCCGCCTGCAACGTTCATCACAGCGTACAGGAGAGTTAGAGCGGGCTCTCTGTGCTGTCGCCGCCACGCAGAAGAAGCCAGATGGG TTCTCGAGCCGCAGTAAAGCACTTATGAAGATGCAGTTAGAGCAGTCCATAAGGGAGCAGATACTGCTGAAACGACACGTGACACAG TTGAAGGAGTCACTTAAAGAAGTCCAGCTGGAGAGAGATCAATATGCACTACAAATAAAAGGAGAGAGGGCCCAGTGGCAGCAGAGGATGAGGAAAATGTCGCAGGAG gtTTGCACATTGAAGGAGGCGAAGAAGCATGATACGCATCGGGTAGAAGAGCTGGAGAGGAGTTTGTCCAAACTCAAAAACCAGACGG CTGAACCACTGCTCCCGGATCCCCCAGCAGTGCCCTCTGAGGTGGAGCTGCAAGACCTGAGGAAGGAGCTGGAGAGAGTGGCAGGAGAGCTCCAGGCTCAGGTGGAAAACAATCGGCGCATCAATCTCCTGAACCGTGGGCAAAAGGAGAGGCTTCGCGAGCAGGAGGAGAGGCTTCAGGAGCAGCAGGAGAGGCTTCGGGAACAGGAGAAGAGGCTTCAGCAGCTGGCCGAGCCACAGAGTGACTACAAGGAGCTG AACGAGGACAAGAGCGCCCTGCAGTGGGAGCAGCAAGTAAAGCAGCTGCAGGAGAAGCTGGGCCAGGTGACGGAGACGGTCACCTCAGCCCAGAAGGAGCCAgaggcagcagccccagcctcGGGGGCTGGGGGCGAGTCTGTGAGTGGGGAGACCCTCCGGGCCCTGCGGGAAGTCATGGAGAAGCTGGAG AGCGGCCTTATGGACCTCCTGGAGGAGAAGGCGGACCTGAGGGaacatgtggagaaactggaagttCGATTCATCCAGTACTGGAGAGAGAGATGCCATCA GAAAGTGCATCGCCTTCTAACAGAGCCAGGGGGCAGTGCCAAAGACGCAGCACCTGGAGGAGGACATCATCAGGCTGGCCCAGGacaaggaggaggggaag GTGAAGCTGCTGGAGCTGCAGGAGATGGTGTTGCGGCTTGTGCCAACTATAACGAGGGGCACGGCAAATTCCTGGCCGCTGCCCGGAACCCTGCTGCTGAACCCGGTCCAGGAGCCCCAGCCCCCCAGGAGCTTGGGGCTGCCGACATGCATGGTG ATCTTTGTGAGGTGAGCCTCACCAACAGCGTGGAGCCTGCACAAGGAGAAGCCAGGGAGGGTTCTTCCCAGGACAACCCTACTGCACAGCCAATCGTGCAGCTCCTTGGTGAGATGCAGGACCACCAAGAGCACCCAGGCTTGGGCAGAAACCCCTGTGTGCCATGCTTTTGCTGGGCTTGGCTGCCCAGAGGAAGGAGATAA
- the LOC129014665 gene encoding golgin subfamily A member 8B-like isoform X1, whose translation MAEETRQSKLAAAKKKLKEYWQRNSPGVPAAAKRNRKANGSSPETATSGGCHSSEASPHQEQAAVLDSRSVKISRLNNTIKSLKQQKKQVEHQLEEEKEANSEKQKAQRELEVQIQRLNIENKKLNTDLYHTKRSLRYFEEESRDLAGRLQRSSQRTGELERALCAVAATQKKPDGFSSRSKALMKMQLEQSIREQILLKRHVTQLKESLKEVQLERDQYALQIKGERAQWQQRMRKMSQEVCTLKEAKKHDTHRVEELERSLSKLKNQTAEPLLPDPPAVPSEVELQDLRKELERVAGELQAQVENNRRINLLNRGQKERLREQEERLQEQQERLREQEKRLQQLAEPQSDYKELKNEDKSALQWEQQVKQLQEKLGQVTETVTSAQKEPEAAAPASGAGGESVSGETLRALREVMEKLESGLMDLLEEKADLREHVEKLEVRFIQYWRERCHQKVHRLLTEPGGSAKDAAPGGGHHQAGPGQGGGEGEAAGAAGDGVAACANYNEGHGKFLAAARNPAAEPGPGAPAPQELGAADMHGDLCEVSLTNSVEPAQGEAREGSSQDNPTAQPIVQLLGEMQDHQEHPGLGRNPCVPCFCWAWLPRGRR comes from the exons atggCAGAAGAAACTCGACAGAGCAAATTAGCTGCAGCCAAGAAAAAG TTAAAAGAATATTGGCAGAGAAACAGCCCTGGTGTTCCAGCAGCAGCGAAGAGGAACAGGAAAGCAAATGGCAGTAGCCCTGAGACAGccacttctggtggttgccaCTCATCTGAGGCT AGCCCACACCAAGAACAAGCAGCAGTCCTGGACTCGAGGTCCGTAAAAATCAGTCGACTGAATAACACCATCAAATCTTTG aaacaacagaagaaaCAAGTGGAACATCAGCTGGAAGAA gaaaaggaagcaaacagTGAGAAACAGAAAGCCCAAAGGGAGctagag GTTCAAATCCAGAGATTGAACATAGAGAACAAGAAACTAAATACGGACCTGTATCACACGAAACGTTCTCTCAGATACTTTGAAG AAGAGTCCAGGGATCTGGCCGGCCGCCTGCAACGTTCATCACAGCGTACAGGAGAGTTAGAGCGGGCTCTCTGTGCTGTCGCCGCCACGCAGAAGAAGCCAGATGGG TTCTCGAGCCGCAGTAAAGCACTTATGAAGATGCAGTTAGAGCAGTCCATAAGGGAGCAGATACTGCTGAAACGACACGTGACACAG TTGAAGGAGTCACTTAAAGAAGTCCAGCTGGAGAGAGATCAATATGCACTACAAATAAAAGGAGAGAGGGCCCAGTGGCAGCAGAGGATGAGGAAAATGTCGCAGGAG gtTTGCACATTGAAGGAGGCGAAGAAGCATGATACGCATCGGGTAGAAGAGCTGGAGAGGAGTTTGTCCAAACTCAAAAACCAGACGG CTGAACCACTGCTCCCGGATCCCCCAGCAGTGCCCTCTGAGGTGGAGCTGCAAGACCTGAGGAAGGAGCTGGAGAGAGTGGCAGGAGAGCTCCAGGCTCAGGTGGAAAACAATCGGCGCATCAATCTCCTGAACCGTGGGCAAAAGGAGAGGCTTCGCGAGCAGGAGGAGAGGCTTCAGGAGCAGCAGGAGAGGCTTCGGGAACAGGAGAAGAGGCTTCAGCAGCTGGCCGAGCCACAGAGTGACTACAAGGAGCTG AAGAACGAGGACAAGAGCGCCCTGCAGTGGGAGCAGCAAGTAAAGCAGCTGCAGGAGAAGCTGGGCCAGGTGACGGAGACGGTCACCTCAGCCCAGAAGGAGCCAgaggcagcagccccagcctcGGGGGCTGGGGGCGAGTCTGTGAGTGGGGAGACCCTCCGGGCCCTGCGGGAAGTCATGGAGAAGCTGGAG AGCGGCCTTATGGACCTCCTGGAGGAGAAGGCGGACCTGAGGGaacatgtggagaaactggaagttCGATTCATCCAGTACTGGAGAGAGAGATGCCATCA GAAAGTGCATCGCCTTCTAACAGAGCCAGGGGGCAGTGCCAAAGACGCAGCACCTGGAGGAGGACATCATCAGGCTGGCCCAGGacaaggaggaggggaag GTGAAGCTGCTGGAGCTGCAGGAGATGGTGTTGCGGCTTGTGCCAACTATAACGAGGGGCACGGCAAATTCCTGGCCGCTGCCCGGAACCCTGCTGCTGAACCCGGTCCAGGAGCCCCAGCCCCCCAGGAGCTTGGGGCTGCCGACATGCATGGTG ATCTTTGTGAGGTGAGCCTCACCAACAGCGTGGAGCCTGCACAAGGAGAAGCCAGGGAGGGTTCTTCCCAGGACAACCCTACTGCACAGCCAATCGTGCAGCTCCTTGGTGAGATGCAGGACCACCAAGAGCACCCAGGCTTGGGCAGAAACCCCTGTGTGCCATGCTTTTGCTGGGCTTGGCTGCCCAGAGGAAGGAGATAA